The sequence below is a genomic window from Rhinopithecus roxellana isolate Shanxi Qingling chromosome 7, ASM756505v1, whole genome shotgun sequence.
gaaggtgattgaattatgggggcagatttcccccttggtactgtcctgagttttcacgagatcttgttgtttaaaagtgtgtagtacttctccattctctcttcctcctgcttcagccatgtaagatgtgcctgcttccccctcaccttctgccatgatcgcaagtttcctgaggcctccccagaagcagaagcatcctgtacagcctacagaactgtgagccaattaaacctcttttctttataaattacacagtctcaggtatttctttagaacAATATAATGgctttgctataaagaaatatctgagactggatcatttataaataaaagaagggcTGCCCAAGGTATTGAGGAGTGGGggactgctgtaaagatacctgaaaatgtggaagcagctttggaactgggtaatgggaaGAGTTTGGAAGGTtgtggaggactcagaagacaggaagatgagggaaaatttGGGACTTCCTAGTGACTTGtgaaatggttgtgaccaaaatgctgatagtgaaatggacaatgaagttcaggttcaggaggtctcagatggaaataagaAATGTACTGGGAACCagagcaaaggtcacttttgttatgtGTTAGCAAAGAACCTGGTGGCACTGTGCCcttgccctagggatctgtggaactttgaacttgagagtgatgatttaggttacctggtagaagaaatttctaagcagcaaagcagtCACGATGTGAGCTGGCTGCCTCTAacaatatatgcttatatatgtgATCAAATAAATGATGTAAAACTGGAACTTTATATtcaaaggggaagcagagcataaaagtttggaaaatttgcagcgtggccatgtggtagaaaacaaATGCCTATTttcaggggaggaattcaagcaggctgcagaaatttgcataagtgaaAAGGAGCCGAGTGCTAATAGCCAAGAAAGACCCTGggaaaaaggccttgaaggcattGTGGAGACTTCCACAGCAGCCCCTACCATCACAGGCCCAGTGGTCTAGGAGAAAGGAATGGTTGGTTTTGTGGGCTATGCCCAGCCCTCCCCACCCGCTCTTGCTtttctgtgcagcctcaggataCTGCTGCCTGCATCCTGACCACTCCACCACCAGCTGTGGCTCAAAGGGGCCCAGGTGCAACTCaggctgctgcttcagagggtgcaagttgTTAGCCTTGGTAGCTTTCACATGATGTTAAGCCTATGGTTACACAGAGTGCAAGACTTGAGGCTTGGGAGTCTctatctagatttcagaggatgtatggaaacacctggttGTCCAGACGGAAGCCTGCTGCAGGGCCCAAGCCCTCATGGAGAGCCTCTACTAAGGCAGTGttgggaaatgtggggttggagcccccatacATAATCCCCACTGAGGCACTGTCTAGTGTAgttatgagaagagggccatcgtCCTCCAGACTCTATGATGTTAGATCCACTGCAAGTTTGGACTATGCACCTGTAAAGGCTGCAGGCACTCAGTGCCAGCCCATGAGAGCAACCACAGGGGTTAaagcctgcaaagccacaagggtggAGCTTGGGAGCATCAGAGTGCTTTGGATATGGAATATGGAgtcaaaaaagattattttgggccaggcatgggggctcacacctgtaatcccagcactttgggaggccgaggcagatggatcacttgaggtcaggagttcaagaccagcctgaccaacatggtgaaaccccgtctctactaaaaaaaaaggtacaaaatttgccaggcatggtggcgcacatctgtaatcccagctattttggaggatgaggcaggagaattgcttgaatgcagaaggccagcactccagcctgggcaacaagagtgaaactccgtcgcaaaaaaaaaaaaaaaaagattattttggagctttaagatttaatgactgccttgtTGGGTTTCTGACTTGCATGGGGCGTGTATTCCCCTTCTTtgggctgatttctcccttttggaatggaagTATTTAACCAATGCTtttactcccattgtatcttggaagtaacttttttctttttttttccccaaaagtggAAGGTactagccttgtctcagatgagactttggacttttgagttaatgctggaatgagttaagactttggggcactgttgggaagggatgattggattttgcaatgtgagaaggacatgagattcgagaggggttgggggtggaatgatacggtttggctatgtgtccccacccaaatctcatggtgaAAGGTAATCCCCGAGGCTAGAGATGACgtctggtgagaggtgattggattatgggggtagATTTCCCCCTTCATACTGCCCTGAGTTCTCATgagttctggttgtttaaaagtgtgtggcacctaccccttctctctcttcctcctgctccagccatgtgggTCTTGAGcactttcccttcaccttccattattgtaagtttcccacggtctccccagaagcacatactgctatgcttcctgtatagcctatagaactatgagccaattaaacttattttctttataaattacctagtctcggatatttctttatagcaatgtgagaacaacCTAATACAGGTCTGCTTCTAGTACTTTGGCCAGagtcctttatttttaattgtaatagaTTTTGCAGTAGTGAAAAGACTAGTAAATTAGACAAAAGATCTGTCTCAGATTGGAAGGAGTGGAAAAATGTGAACTTAGAATAATTCTGGCCACATTAGACCAGTGATCTAGTCTCAGCTCTGTCACCTATCAGCCAtgtaaacttaaaattataaGTTTGGCAAATAATGTCTGATAAGCCCTAACTTGTAGTACTGTTGGAATCTATGTAATAGATATGAAGCACTTAGCAGAATTATGGAAAATATTGGGTCTTTAAAGAATGGtagttatataaatatttttactacaGATGATATCACCCTCCCCTCTggggagatttattttttattaattcagGAAAATATGCAGCTTTCTAGGACAGTTAATGTCAAATTAGCCCATTATGTATTTAgcatataaaagtaaataaaatttcccCATCTGAATATAAGTTGCTGAATTTGCATGTAGGGAGTCTTCCCCAGTTGAATGAAACACAAAGTCCTAGAATTTGTGTCAAAGACCAACAAATTCCCTCCCAGGTGCCATTCCATCCAAACCACccctattttcattcatttaatcatcatTAAATGTGTTCTCCCTTAGAGTTTGCCAAATTACACTGAAGATAACTTAATTAAAATATCCTtttgagtgtggtggttcacacctatattcccagtactttggggggctgaggtgggtggatcacttgacgtcaggagttcaaaaccagccttggTGAcgtggtgaaactgtctctacaaaaatacaaaaaattagctgggtagggTGATGTGTgattctagtcccagctacttgagaggctaaggtgggaggattgcttgagcctgggaagtcaagtgctccagcctgggaaaaagaaccagaccctgtctcaaaaatatgtcCTTTTAAATACTAGGATCTGGCTCTCTCAGTTCAGAGCAAAGGAGCCAACACAGTAGCTTTTCAGCATCCCACATCAAGGCAGTTTCACCATTATTTCTCAAAAATTCCCTGGAGAGGCTGTACATAAAATAACTAGATTATGCTATGTGTTCAACTGAATGTGAACAAGAGCACAGGATACTATCCACTTCTGCTCCAAGaggttttcttctgctttattgATGTCACCAAGGTGACTCTTAAGTGGAAGTTTTCACTTCAGGGTTTTGTCCTTCAACAATGAGACACACCATCTGAGTGCCTGGCCTCTGCTCTCCAGTCCCATAGCTTCATGTAGCCCACCACCCAGCTTAAATTAAAAGTATATCCCACTGAGAGACTCATAGTTTCCAAAAGTCTAAAAGGGCCTTTCTTCAGAGAATTTGCACCTTACCATTTTCAGCCAGATACACTGCAGCACTTTTCCCAAACCCCTCTCTAACTCCTTACCTCCTTACTCCCTCTTCTTACTTGTCTTTTAGGTCTTAGAAGTATTTCACCATCTTCCATGCATTATTATTGTTCATTAATTGTAAAAGTCTAAGCAGGGCTGGATGTTTTGTATCCTAGTTTTCCCATTTCTAACAAAATTACTTTCAAAAATCAGATGTTTTATTAATATTGGAGGAATGAATGAGGCAGTAAGCATAGATGCTAgttcataaacattttattttttcctacctTCTTCAGTAAGCTAAGCCAATCCAGGTatgactcttttatttttatataacagaataaaatggataaagaaaaccaagaactgaaaagttttactttttctcaCCTATGTTTTGATCTCCAAAATTTTAGTTACTGCTAaatcatttcacattttttaaggAAATACCTATTCCAATACTGTGTTTCCTTGTTCTGGCTCATTAAATATGAAAGAAGGTTTCCCAATTTGTTTTACAGAACAATAAAACTCCTACTCTTAAATAGCAATACATGTGTAACCAAAGTCATTAATAAATTTCGATTCTGAAGTAATCTAAAACTTCTATTAAAAGAAACAACATTTGAAAtataacaccaaaaaaaaaaaaaagaaagaaaaagatacaacTCCAAGTTACTATAGAATATTAACACAAAATGATATATGCTGTGTTCCCTGCAGACCCACCCTGGCCATTCACTACTTAGAATGTTGATTGCTTTTTTCttccacaaagaaaacaatcTTCTTCAGACTTCAACATTTGAAATGTaacctaggggaaaaaaaagaaggaaaagtaaaactcTAGTTATCAATATACAATAGGAACGCAAAGATGATATATGCTTATTTCTTCCAGCCCCACCATGGCCCTCCACTATTAGAATGTTGACAGACCTTTTCAACCAAAAAGTGAAGAACCAACCTCAGATTTCACTTAGCATGGGAGAAGCTGCTAGACGTGGTTCTGGAACGTGCATTTGCCATGGCAGCAGTATGAGCCCTGGCTGCAACTCTGGCTTGGGCTCTCTGTTCCTCATCCCTCAAAGCCTCTTCATAGCAGGATGGGAAGGCACTAGGGACGGTATCATGCATCTTGGCTACAAACTCCAGGACTTTCATCTTGCTAGTTTCAGCGTGAGCTCTTGGACCCCACAAGAATTCATAGCGTGGAGGATCACTGTTGGGTACTTGCTGGTACTCCAGGTACTTTAGCTGCACCAAATCTTTGGTCATGACCTTCCTGGGATCCCCATAGAGGAAGTGCTTCCTATCAGCATATACACCCATCACATTCATAATTTCCCAGACTGCCTCTTCTGGGGCACGGTTGCCATTGATGAAGATCACACCCAGTGCAATCATCAGGAGGCCAGTCTTGGGAATTTTTTCTTCATCACTGGTTGTTTCATCATAGGTGAGGTCTAGTTTGCTGAAAAAGGCATAGTAGTGCCTGATGGGATCCACTTCCTTCAAATCAACACCAAATGCCAGCTCTATGTGCTCAGTGGCTCTCTTGAGGATCTCATTGAAGTGACCCTTATCCTTTCTGATAACAAACTTTATCATATCTCCCTTTGTAATTGGCTCTTTCTTTTCATACTTCTGAAGCAAGAAATGCACCAGCGACACTACTTTCTTGCTTAAGGGATCTTCTTGCCAGCCCTCAGCTTCCCTTGAGGAACCTAGACTTTTCTCATCTTGGCTGCTGGCACCTTCATTTGAACTGGTGCATGAAACAGGTGCAATAGTATTGGTAGTGGATGGGACTCCCTGAAGCGCCTCAGGGATGCTAAGTGTCTCAGCAGCGGGCAAATTCTGGGATCTATCACCAAAGAGAAGATTGGCAGAGGAGGGTGACTCTCCTTTTGCCACAGTGGCCTGAGTAGCTCCCAGATCCTGATTCTCACAACGAGCCTGGTGGCGTTTCTCACGGGCACGGAGCTTACTTTTCTGACCTCGAGGCATAACTACTCTTGTCAGGGACTACAGACAATAGTGCAGGCAGTTGGGTTGATGAAGAGGTCACCCTAGAAGACGGAGGATAAGATAGTGTTCACAGCCTTGGTAGGGAGATTCTACCTTGGTCTAAGAATGGCCACCTCTGCTGGTTCTCTTGAGGGTATTGCTTTAGGAACCCATAAGGCAGGAGCCGGCTGGGACTGTTCTGTGGGGGTTTATCACATCAGTTCTAACTCACgatattaattttactttagtCCTTTGAGTCCTCCCTCTGTTGACTTGAGGCTGCCTCGCTTTAGACCATGGCTTCCCATCCCACAGATTCCCAACAGGAAGTAAGGGTATTAGGCCTAACAGCTGCGCTTTGGGACACACAGAGTTGACGGTTGGAGCAGGACAGAGCAGAGAAGGATGGGTCTCTATGAGGCAGCCTCTGTTCTGGGAAAAGTGTGTCTCGAAGGTCATAACAAACGATACTCACTTTGACACCTGCCGGAtcctgaaatttatttctctggCCACATGTTTCAGACCAAGGCTTTGCCGGTAACAGTTTGATGACGTGGAATATAGGTCAAGAGAAACACTTCCGGCCACGCCCACCTTGCTCTCCCAGCATAACAGCAAATAGTTCTGcgttctgggggaggggcagttcttaaataaatacatctaTTTCTTTCATTGACTTTGCAGGCACTGGGACTTCTCTCTTTGCTAAGCTGAATCAGTCAGCCTCAGAAAAAGGATCATTTCCCTGAGTCCAGAGTAGGAAGTAAGGTGTAGCTTGAGCCTAGCAGCCATGCCTGGGGCCTCCCAAGATTGACAGTAGGGGTGGGGCTCTGTGGGGGTCCCTCTTCTTGGGTAGGTAATGCCCTCAGTCCTCACTCAGTGTCTTATCGTGACTTTTTATAGGTACCGGGCCACTTCTCTGCTGACTTGAGGCCATCAAATAAGGTACTAAATCTGTAAATAAAGATAATTGACATCTGTACAATATTATGTTCACCACGTATAAACATATTGTATTGCTCTACTTAGGCATCCACCTAAGTCTATcagtaaatttttatatttgctttgatAGAGTGTGTATGTTTTTGTTAATGTTCTTTTTAGGTATATTTTGAATGTTGCTGCTCTTTTGAATGGTATATTTTTCattacacttttttttatttttatttttaaagccctCTCAAATTTATTGAAATAGATTGTTTTCAGGACGGTACATTAGGAGAAAAATGAGGATGACAGAAGCATCAAAGGATCTTTTATTCAGGCACTAAAAGGAATCCAGAAAAGAACTTCTTAGAGAAaatctggagtagctaggatctTCCCTTATTTGAAaccattacttttaatttaatGCTTTGtatattacttttgttttgtttctactaCACTGGCTGAGTCAGGTTCGGATTTCTGAAAAGCTTTACTTCTGCCCCTCGCATAAGATCCTAATCCAGTTCACAGTGAATGTCAATGACTTTAAGCCTTGAGGTAGCACAAATGTTTTTATAGGATTCCTTgaggcttcttttttttaacctttaagtACAGaagtatatgtgcaggtttgttatataggtaaactcgtgtcatgggggtttgttgtacagattattttatcatccaggtattaagcctagtacctattagttatttttcctgaccctctccttcctcccaccttccaccttctaaaaggccccagtgtctattgttcccctatatgtgtccatgtgttcccatcatttagctcccacttataagtgagaacatgtggtatttggttttctgtttgttagttagtttgctaagaataatggcctccagtcccatccatgttcctgaaaagggtatgatcttttttatggctgcatagtattccatgatgtatatgtgctaCGTTGTTGTTATCCAGTCTaccgttgatggacatttaggttgattctatgccTTTGCTCTCTTGAATAGtactacaatgaacatatgtgtgcatgtacctttatgatagaataatttatattcctttgggtatatacccagtcataggattgctgggtggaatggtagttttgttttcagctgtttgaggaatcaccacactgctttccacaatggttaaactaattcatactcccaccaacggtgtgtaagcattcctttttctccacaacctctccagcatctgttatttttttgactttttggtaatagtcattctgttttttacattgttacattttctaattagttatttgttgtgagatggtatctcactgtggttttgatttgcgtttctcatcagtgatcaatgatgttgagcttttttttcatatgcttgttggacaTATGTATATCTtcatttgaaaagtgtttgttcatgtcctttgcccgcATAATGGGattgttattatattttctctttttttcttcaacttttaagttctggtatacatgtgcaggatgtgcagatttgtcaCATAgctaaacatgtgccatggtggtttgtgtcacataggtaaacatatgccgtggtggtttgctgcccagatcatcccatcacataggtattaagcccagcatccattagccaGCATTCATCttcttgatgctctccctccctcactcccacccGATTGTTACATTTTCTAATTAGTTGTTTGTTTCATGTGGCTAGATTTCTGATTTTACTATAGTGATTTTCTATACAAGTTTACTgaatttctttatacatttgaATATTTTGTGAGTTGACttctttagaatttttaattAGAGGATCATATTatctctttcctttcatttttcataaattttatctTGGTATTCTTCTGTGTGCCTGTATACTGGCTGTGCAATCCAGTCTGTGTTTGACCAGCAGAATTGGTACCACACCTCTGTATCTGGTTCTGAACTATTGAGAATGCTGCCAACATTTCAAATAGTATgattgctgtttattttatgatATGGAAATTCCATTCTAAGGTAAGTATACTACAGGTTATTACCATGAATTAGTGTTTAATTATTACCAGTGGCTTTTCCTTTATTGCTGCATGTgatcaaatgctttctctttctctattgacATAGTGATTTCTAattcacatttttccttttatgatatGATCTTTGCATTTCTTAGACACAGCCTATTTCCCTATTTCTTCACTGCTGTATTATTCACTGCTATATTAGACATTCTATAAATTTATTTAGAATATGTATCTCTATGTGAGTAAATTTGGCTGAAGTgttctttcttctagtttttgtatCATCTAGTTTTTGTATCAAGTATAGCTAGCCTGCTACAGTGGTTGAATAGCTTCCCATCTTCTTGTATGGTTTGTAAGAGTTTAATGTGGTGATCAACTTTTCCTTCATCATTTGGTGTAATGGGCTTCCAAACATAGCTGATCCTGGAAGATTTTGCAGGTGCCCAGGGCTAGACTACGGTTTGCTTGTACTATCTGattaaagttttctatttctttatgaacCTAGTTATTGacttatatttcattaaaaattgttttattttacttgagTTTTCCAATTTAAAGGCATGATATTTATAATAAATCATGTATTATATAAATTCTCAATTATATACAACtttacagaaaatagaataataacCCAATATACCTTTCAGCATCATAATCTTCAATAGTTATAGGGAGAAGCTTGTTCAGATaaagatttatttgtttattcatctgtggGCAAAACCACTCCAGAGATGATGTCGTGCACTTCCATTAGGAGATACATagcagctggacgtggtggctcacgcctgtaatcccagcactttgggaggccaaggcgggtggatcacttgtggtcaggagttcgagacaagcctggtcagcatggtgaaaccccatctctaccaaaaatataacgAATTAGCCccgtgtgatggcatgcacctgtaatctcagctacttgggaggctgaggcaggagaatcacttgaacccaggaggtggaggttgcagtgagctgagatcattccactacactccagcctgggcaacagaacaagattctgtctaaaaaaaaaaaaaaaaaaatcattgtctaATTGATATCAGAAAACTCTTTAGTCCAAAaacttttaatacatatttataattttgagttacaaaaaatatttttctggagaGTGAATCTGGTTTGTAACCCATCGAATAAttaatctcttatttttctttttttattgagacggagtctcgctctgtctcccaggctggagtgcagtggcccgatctcagcccatggcaagctccgcctcccgggttcacgccgttctcctgcctcagcctccccagtagctgggactacaggcgcccgccacctcgcccagctagtttttgtattttttagtagagacggggtttcaccgtgttcgccaggatggtctcgatctcctgacctcgtgatccgcccgtctcggcctcccaaagtgctgggattacaggcttgagccaccgcgcccggccaattaatcTCTTATTAAGGATTATTAGTTAGAAGTGTTGGAATAAATAATGTTCAGGCCCTAATGTTTGTCACATGACATATTACTTGTGCCTACAAATagttataattttagaaaacagaaaatgttactATGATTTCTTCAAAGCTACCTTTCTTTGAAGGTTTCTGTGTTGTTCctatatagctagccagttagtAGGCcaactggattttatttttatctttacaaaTTGTAATTTGGATATGGTAAGTGATATGAGTTTTGTTATTATCTTAGCTTGCATGTATGTAGACCTAAAAAACAATTGTGGCACTCTTCCCTCTGGGTTCACAAACTTATTCAATATATGGCTATTCAAATGAACTTTATATCAAGACTCTTTTCATTAATGTGGTAAATGCAGAAATATTCATGTATTTGAATAGATATGCTAATATGTTGTcacaatttattaaaagaaattttccAACTTCTTAATTCACCTGTtactaaaaga
It includes:
- the MAGEB18 gene encoding melanoma-associated antigen B18, which produces MPRGQKSKLRAREKRHQARCENQDLGATQATVAKGESPSSANLLFGDRSQNLPAAETLSIPEALQGVPSTTNTIAPVSCTSSNEGASSQDEKSLGSSREAEGWQEDPLSKKVVSLVHFLLQKYEKKEPITKGDMIKFVIRKDKGHFNEILKRATEHIELAFGVDLKEVDPIRHYYAFFSKLDLTYDETTSDEEKIPKTGLLMIALGVIFINGNRAPEEAVWEIMNVMGVYADRKHFLYGDPRKVMTKDLVQLKYLEYQQVPNSDPPRYEFLWGPRAHAETSKMKVLEFVAKMHDTVPSAFPSCYEEALRDEEQRAQARVAARAHTAAMANARSRTTSSSFSHAK